A stretch of Schistocerca cancellata isolate TAMUIC-IGC-003103 chromosome 3, iqSchCanc2.1, whole genome shotgun sequence DNA encodes these proteins:
- the LOC126177044 gene encoding cuticle protein 18.7-like: MKTLIVLSVVLAVAVAKPGYLGAGLLGAGLAAPAIAAAPIAVPAIPQPPANIIIGPGGVPLDTPEVAAARGAHLATVAQTRARDAIINSAAILAAPAAIAAPAAIAAAPAYAVGPPALIGGLAPSIAALGPAVAGAPGALAAAAHLQAKAALLG, translated from the coding sequence ATCGTCCTGAGCGTGGTGCTGGCCGTGGCAGTGGCGAAGCCCGGCTACCTGGGCGCTGGACTGCTGGGTGCCGGTCTGGCAGCCCCGGCCATCGCAGCCGCCCCCATCGCCGTGCCGGCGATCCCGCAGCCCCCGGCCAACATCATCATCGGACCCGGCGGAGTGCCCCTGGACACCCCTGAGGTGGCGGCAGCCCGCGGCGCCCACCTGGCCACCGTAGCTCAGACGCGGGCCCGCGACGCCATCATCAACTCTGCCGCCAtcctcgccgcccccgccgccatcgccgcccccgccgccatcgccgccgcccccgcctacgCGGTCGGTCCTCCCGCGCTGATCGGCGGCCTCGCCCCCTCGATCGCCGCCCTGGGCCCAGCGGTGGCTGGAGCCCCTGGAGCCCTGGCTGCTGCCGCCCACCTGCAGGCCAAGGCTGCCCTGCTGGGCTGA